One genomic segment of Alicycliphilus denitrificans K601 includes these proteins:
- a CDS encoding LysR family transcriptional regulator, with product MNISSRQIDAFLALAAQRSFTRAAAQCHLSQPAFSALIRALEDGLGLRLFDRSTRHVGLTAEGENFHASALRIRAEVDAALAAMRDAATLRRGRVAIALLPSLAAGWLPGVLAGFHARHPGVELDIADVLSEPCIERVATGRADFALAAIRADTPELQAEPFCRDGFHLVCRTDHPLAARPLPGGAPASLRALAQWPFIHLARHSSVRQYLEAAFHPQAMRTVMEVEQLATVTGMVRAGLGISVVPTFTLFHFQHPDLATRPLTLPGLTRQIYLVRRRDRNLSAAAQALHAHVLRERPRSD from the coding sequence ATGAATATCTCCTCGCGCCAGATCGACGCTTTCCTCGCCCTGGCCGCGCAGCGCAGCTTCACGCGCGCGGCCGCGCAGTGCCACCTGTCGCAGCCGGCGTTCAGCGCACTCATCCGCGCGCTGGAGGACGGCCTGGGCCTGCGCCTGTTCGACCGCAGCACGCGCCATGTGGGCCTGACGGCCGAGGGCGAGAACTTCCACGCATCCGCCCTGCGCATCCGCGCCGAGGTGGATGCAGCGCTGGCCGCCATGCGCGACGCGGCCACGTTGCGGCGCGGGCGCGTAGCCATCGCGCTGCTGCCGTCGCTGGCCGCGGGGTGGCTGCCGGGCGTGCTGGCGGGCTTTCACGCCCGGCACCCGGGCGTGGAGCTGGACATTGCCGACGTGCTGTCCGAGCCCTGCATCGAGCGCGTGGCGACGGGCCGGGCCGACTTCGCGCTGGCCGCCATCCGCGCCGACACGCCCGAACTGCAGGCCGAGCCGTTCTGCCGCGACGGCTTCCACCTGGTGTGCCGCACGGACCACCCGCTGGCCGCGCGGCCCCTGCCCGGCGGCGCACCCGCATCGCTGCGCGCGCTGGCCCAATGGCCCTTCATCCACCTGGCGCGGCACAGCAGCGTGCGCCAGTACCTGGAGGCGGCCTTCCACCCCCAGGCCATGCGCACCGTGATGGAGGTCGAGCAGCTCGCCACCGTGACCGGCATGGTGCGCGCGGGGCTGGGCATCAGCGTGGTGCCGACCTTCACGCTGTTCCACTTCCAGCACCCCGACCTGGCCACGCGGCCGCTGACGCTGCCCGGGCTCACGCGGCAGATCTACCTGGTGCGCCGGCGCGACCGCAACCTGTCCGCGGCGGCCCAGGCGCTGCACGCGCATGTGCTGCGCGAACGCCCACGCAGCGATTGA
- a CDS encoding universal stress protein, with product MTTQNTVYACIDGLATTHAVVDGAAWAAQRLGAPLALLHVLQQPEPLPPVGDYSGVIGMGAQDLLLERLNTLDEERTRLAREAARRMMEQARLRVPESAAGALQILLRQGDLTDALLECEPSARLFVLGSNRQATSPRKLRLDHRVESVVRQVRQPVLVMTRPDFSAPGSFVVAYDGSATAHHAIEAVARSPLLRGMPGLLAMASEATPQAQKHLDEAQALLGQAGFEVGTQFVAGPPEEAIPALMEKRGDALLVLGAYGHSRIRQLIVGSTTTALLRLCSVPMLVLR from the coding sequence ATGACCACCCAGAACACCGTGTATGCCTGCATCGACGGGCTGGCCACCACGCACGCCGTGGTGGATGGCGCCGCCTGGGCCGCGCAGCGGCTGGGCGCCCCCCTGGCACTGCTGCACGTGCTGCAGCAGCCCGAGCCGCTGCCGCCCGTGGGCGACTACAGCGGCGTGATAGGCATGGGCGCGCAGGACCTGCTGCTCGAACGCCTCAACACCCTGGACGAGGAGCGCACCCGGCTGGCGCGCGAGGCCGCGCGGCGCATGATGGAGCAAGCGCGCCTGCGCGTGCCCGAGAGCGCCGCCGGCGCGCTGCAGATACTGCTGCGCCAGGGCGACCTGACCGACGCGCTGCTGGAATGCGAGCCCAGCGCACGCCTGTTCGTGCTCGGCAGCAACCGCCAGGCCACCAGTCCGCGCAAGCTGCGGCTGGACCACCGGGTGGAGAGCGTGGTGCGCCAGGTGCGCCAGCCGGTGCTGGTCATGACCCGGCCGGACTTCAGCGCCCCCGGCAGCTTTGTCGTGGCCTACGACGGCAGCGCCACCGCCCACCACGCGATAGAAGCCGTGGCGCGCAGCCCGCTGCTGCGCGGCATGCCGGGCCTGCTGGCCATGGCGAGCGAGGCCACGCCCCAGGCGCAGAAACACCTGGACGAAGCGCAGGCGCTGCTGGGCCAGGCCGGCTTCGAGGTGGGCACGCAGTTCGTGGCCGGCCCTCCCGAAGAGGCGATCCCGGCGCTGATGGAAAAGCGCGGCGACGCACTGCTCGTGCTGGGCGCCTACGGCCACTCGCGCATACGCCAGCTCATCGTGGGCAGCACCACCACGGCGCTGCTGCGCCTGTGCAGCGTGCCCATGCTGGTACTGCGCTGA
- a CDS encoding ABC transporter ATP-binding protein: protein MRATAPMNPQTPPLLQVQDLRVRFGAKEVVHGVSFNIAPGEKLALVGESGSGKTVTALALLRLAGDAQLEGRALMQGRDLLQLPERELRGVRGGDIAMVFQEPMTALNPLMPVGEQVAEVLMLKQALTQAQSAQAAIELLASTGIPEPARRAGSFPHQLSGGQRQRAMIAMALASRPRLLLADEPTTALDVTLRGQILDLLSDLQRQTGMAVLLITHDLNLVRRFADRVAVMEQGALVEQGTVAQVFGAPRHDYTRRLIGSTPRRDVAEGAPAEGAVPAAQAGALSVAYPVPLPGFRGWFSKGEFVAVKGVGFRIQHARTLGVVGESGSGKSTLAQALLGLLPARGELQVAGQSWQQPAQHNSTHNQLLRRQVQVVFQDPFSSLSPRMTVEEIVGEGLHVHEPRLPVPERRSRVAAMLAEVGLTEAQFPGLLSRYPHEFSGGQRQRLAIARALILQPQLLVLDEPTSALDVTIQQQVLGLLQRLQKERALSYLLITHDVAVVRAMAHEVLVMKDGEVVESGSVRQVLDAPRHPYTQRLVEAARPL, encoded by the coding sequence ATGCGCGCCACCGCTCCGATGAACCCCCAGACACCGCCGCTGCTGCAGGTGCAGGACCTGCGCGTGCGCTTCGGCGCCAAGGAAGTGGTGCATGGCGTGAGCTTCAACATCGCCCCCGGCGAAAAGCTCGCGCTGGTGGGCGAATCGGGCTCGGGCAAGACGGTGACGGCGCTGGCGCTGCTGCGCCTGGCGGGCGACGCGCAGCTCGAAGGCCGCGCGCTGATGCAGGGGCGCGACCTGCTGCAGCTACCCGAGCGCGAGCTGCGCGGCGTGCGCGGCGGCGACATCGCCATGGTGTTCCAGGAGCCCATGACGGCGCTCAACCCGCTCATGCCCGTGGGCGAGCAGGTGGCCGAGGTCTTGATGCTGAAACAGGCCCTGACGCAAGCACAGAGCGCGCAAGCAGCTATCGAATTGCTAGCTAGCACGGGCATTCCCGAGCCCGCGCGGCGCGCCGGGAGCTTCCCGCACCAGCTCTCGGGCGGGCAGCGCCAGCGCGCCATGATCGCCATGGCGCTGGCCAGCCGCCCCCGGCTGCTGCTGGCCGACGAGCCCACCACGGCGCTGGACGTGACGCTGCGCGGCCAGATCCTGGATCTGCTGTCCGACCTGCAGCGCCAGACTGGCATGGCCGTGCTGCTCATCACGCACGACCTGAACCTGGTGCGCCGCTTCGCCGACCGCGTGGCGGTGATGGAGCAGGGCGCGCTGGTGGAGCAGGGCACGGTGGCCCAGGTGTTCGGCGCGCCGCGCCATGACTACACGCGCCGCCTGATCGGCAGCACGCCGCGGCGCGACGTGGCCGAGGGCGCGCCGGCCGAAGGCGCCGTGCCCGCGGCGCAGGCCGGGGCCTTGAGCGTGGCCTATCCCGTGCCCCTGCCGGGCTTTCGCGGCTGGTTTTCCAAGGGCGAGTTCGTGGCCGTGAAGGGCGTGGGCTTTCGCATCCAGCACGCGCGCACCCTGGGCGTGGTGGGCGAGTCGGGCTCGGGCAAGTCCACCCTGGCCCAGGCCCTGCTGGGCCTGCTGCCCGCGCGCGGCGAACTGCAGGTGGCGGGCCAGTCCTGGCAGCAGCCCGCGCAACACAACAGCACGCACAACCAGCTGCTGCGCCGGCAGGTGCAGGTGGTGTTCCAGGACCCGTTCTCGTCGCTGTCGCCGCGTATGACCGTGGAGGAAATCGTGGGCGAGGGCCTGCACGTGCATGAACCCCGGCTTCCCGTCCCCGAGCGCCGCTCCCGCGTGGCCGCCATGCTGGCCGAGGTGGGGCTCACCGAGGCGCAGTTCCCCGGGTTGCTCTCGCGCTATCCGCATGAGTTCTCGGGCGGCCAGCGCCAGCGCCTGGCCATCGCGCGCGCCCTGATCCTGCAGCCGCAGCTGCTGGTGCTGGACGAGCCCACGAGCGCGCTGGACGTGACCATCCAGCAGCAGGTGCTGGGCCTGCTGCAGCGCCTGCAGAAGGAGCGCGCGCTGTCGTACCTGCTCATCACGCACGACGTGGCGGTGGTGCGCGCCATGGCGCACGAGGTCCTCGTGATGAAGGACGGCGAGGTGGTGGAAAGCGGCAGCGTGCGGCAGGTGCTGGATGCGCCGCGCCACCCGTACACGCAGCGGCTGGTGGAGGCGGCGCGGCCGTTGTGA
- a CDS encoding ABC transporter permease, with amino-acid sequence MSGWTRVSSSTDSVSLSPARRAWLRFKRNRLGFWSLVVFCTLVVISLGAELVSNDRPLIVRYEGQTYFPMLKDYPETTFGGDFQTPTDYLDPFVRQRLSEGGNWALYTLNPYGPQTLNYFAKEPNPSGPSRENWLGTDDRGRDLLAQLIYGFRVSVLFGIALTVVGVLLGVAAGAVQGFFGGKTDLAFQRFIEIWGSMPELYLLIIFSAVFAPSIALLLVLLSLFGWMGLSDYVRAEFLRNRQLDYVKAARALGVKSGQIIWRHILPNSMTPVVTFLPFRMGAAILALTSLDFLGLGVPPGTPSLGELLSQGKNNIDAWWISIFTFAVLVSTLLLLTFMGDALRDALDPRKN; translated from the coding sequence ATGTCTGGGTGGACCCGCGTGTCAAGTTCGACTGATTCGGTTTCCCTGTCGCCCGCGCGCCGCGCCTGGCTGCGTTTCAAGCGCAACCGCCTGGGCTTCTGGAGCCTGGTGGTGTTCTGCACCCTGGTCGTCATCAGCCTGGGGGCCGAGCTGGTCAGCAACGACCGGCCGCTCATCGTGCGCTACGAGGGGCAGACCTACTTCCCCATGCTCAAGGACTACCCCGAGACCACCTTCGGCGGCGACTTCCAGACGCCCACCGACTACCTCGACCCCTTCGTGCGCCAGCGGCTGAGCGAGGGCGGCAACTGGGCGCTGTACACGCTCAACCCCTATGGGCCGCAGACCCTGAACTACTTCGCCAAGGAGCCCAACCCCTCGGGCCCCTCGCGCGAGAACTGGCTGGGCACCGACGACCGCGGGCGCGACCTGCTCGCGCAGCTGATCTACGGCTTTCGCGTCAGCGTGCTGTTCGGCATCGCCCTCACCGTGGTGGGCGTGCTGCTCGGCGTGGCGGCAGGGGCCGTGCAGGGCTTCTTCGGCGGCAAGACCGACCTGGCCTTCCAGCGCTTCATAGAGATCTGGGGCTCCATGCCCGAGCTGTACCTGCTCATCATCTTCAGCGCCGTGTTCGCGCCCAGCATCGCGCTGCTGCTGGTGCTGCTGTCGCTCTTCGGCTGGATGGGGCTGTCGGACTACGTGCGCGCCGAATTCCTGCGCAACCGCCAGCTCGACTACGTGAAGGCCGCGCGCGCGCTGGGCGTGAAGAGCGGCCAGATCATCTGGCGCCACATCCTGCCCAACAGCATGACGCCGGTGGTCACCTTCCTGCCGTTCCGCATGGGCGCGGCCATCCTGGCGCTCACCTCGCTCGACTTCCTGGGCCTGGGCGTGCCGCCGGGCACGCCCAGCCTGGGCGAGCTGCTCTCGCAGGGCAAGAACAACATCGACGCCTGGTGGATCTCCATCTTCACCTTCGCCGTGCTCGTCAGCACGCTGCTGCTGCTGACCTTCATGGGCGACGCGCTGCGCGACGCGCTCGATCCACGGAAGAACTGA
- a CDS encoding microcin C ABC transporter permease YejB — translation MFAYILKRILLMLPTLLGVLLLTFVVIQFVPGGPVEQYLAEAKAGVAGMGGGGEGGGMAYRGAQGVDPKRLAQIKALYGFDKPAHERFVQMLGQFARFDLGRSFFQNKDVWQLVKEKLPVSISLGLWTFFISYLVAVPLGVAKAVRAGSRFDLVTTLIILVGYAIPGFVLGVALLVVFGGQLQWFPLRGLTSANWEELGLWAKVTDYLWHITLPVTAMVAGSFAVTAMLTKNAFLEEIRKQYVLTARAKGLGERQVLYRHVFRNALIPIITGFPSAFIGAFFAGSLLIETLFSLDGLGLLSYESVIRRDFPVVLGTLYLFTLIGLVTKLVSDLCYVWVDPRVKFD, via the coding sequence ATGTTCGCCTACATCCTCAAGCGCATCCTGCTCATGCTGCCCACGCTGCTGGGCGTGCTGCTGCTGACCTTCGTGGTGATCCAGTTCGTGCCCGGCGGCCCGGTGGAGCAGTACCTGGCCGAGGCCAAGGCCGGCGTGGCCGGCATGGGTGGCGGCGGCGAGGGCGGCGGCATGGCCTACCGCGGCGCGCAGGGCGTGGACCCCAAGCGCCTCGCGCAGATCAAGGCGCTCTACGGCTTCGACAAGCCCGCGCACGAGCGCTTCGTGCAGATGCTGGGCCAGTTCGCGCGCTTCGACCTGGGGCGCAGCTTCTTCCAGAACAAGGACGTGTGGCAGCTGGTCAAGGAGAAGCTGCCCGTCTCCATCAGCCTGGGGCTGTGGACCTTCTTCATCAGCTACCTGGTGGCCGTGCCGCTGGGCGTGGCCAAGGCGGTGCGCGCGGGCTCGCGCTTCGACCTCGTCACCACGCTCATCATCCTCGTGGGTTATGCCATTCCCGGCTTCGTGCTGGGCGTGGCGCTGCTGGTGGTGTTCGGCGGGCAGCTGCAGTGGTTCCCGCTGCGCGGGCTGACGTCGGCCAACTGGGAGGAGCTGGGCCTGTGGGCCAAGGTGACGGACTACCTCTGGCACATCACGCTGCCCGTCACGGCCATGGTGGCGGGCAGCTTCGCGGTGACGGCCATGCTGACCAAGAACGCGTTCCTCGAAGAGATCCGCAAGCAATACGTGCTCACGGCGCGCGCCAAGGGGCTGGGTGAGCGGCAGGTGCTCTACAGGCATGTGTTCCGCAACGCGCTGATCCCCATCATCACGGGCTTTCCGTCGGCCTTCATCGGCGCGTTCTTCGCGGGCTCGCTGCTCATCGAGACGCTGTTCTCGCTCGACGGCCTGGGCCTGCTGAGCTACGAGAGCGTGATCCGGCGCGACTTCCCCGTGGTGCTGGGCACGCTGTACCTGTTCACGCTGATCGGGCTTGTCACCAAGCTCGTCAGCGACCTTTGCTATGTCTGGGTGGACCCGCGTGTCAAGTTCGACTGA
- a CDS encoding methyltransferase family protein, producing the protein MFNLEHKIPPPVIGLACAGLAWWLARAAPALALQMPGRLALVAVLASAGLALELWGLWTFRRHGTTPNPLAPGRASTVVQSGPYRFTRNPMYLGMAVQLLAWCAYLGSPLSLLALAVFVAYITRFQILPEERALRALFGEPYQRYLQRVRRWI; encoded by the coding sequence ATGTTCAACCTGGAACACAAGATTCCCCCGCCGGTCATTGGCCTGGCCTGCGCCGGCCTGGCATGGTGGCTGGCCCGCGCCGCGCCCGCCCTTGCGCTGCAGATGCCGGGGCGGCTGGCGCTGGTGGCCGTGCTGGCGTCCGCGGGGCTGGCCCTGGAGCTGTGGGGGCTGTGGACGTTCCGCCGGCACGGCACCACGCCCAACCCGCTGGCGCCCGGGCGCGCCAGCACCGTGGTGCAGTCCGGGCCGTACCGTTTCACGCGCAACCCCATGTACCTGGGCATGGCCGTGCAACTGCTGGCGTGGTGCGCGTACCTGGGCAGCCCGCTGTCGCTGCTGGCGCTGGCGGTGTTCGTGGCCTACATCACGCGCTTCCAGATCCTGCCGGAGGAGCGGGCGCTGCGCGCTCTGTTCGGGGAGCCGTACCAGCGCTACCTGCAGCGGGTGCGGCGCTGGATCTAA
- a CDS encoding extracellular solute-binding protein, which yields MRYRLICSLSLLCLALYSGSPARAAHAYAMWGEPALPAGFDHLPYVNPGAPKGGELRLVSNLRASTFDKYNPFTIRGNAPAYLSALMFDTLLSGSLAETATGYGLLAEDVAVAPDGLSATFRLRPEARFHNGKPVLAMDVKHSFDTLVGPYTSPAYKTMLIEVAGVDVLDDRTVRYRFHKPNRELPLTVGGLPVFSRDWGLGEDGKPKPFDQVVMDIPIGSGPYRIGPVNFGKDITYVRDPQYWARDLPVRRGTANFDRVLIKIYKDNTARLEALKAGEFDLMRFFSAGDWARRVNGKKFDTGELVKAEFPNKLPTGFQSYVLNTRRPLLADRRVREALGLAFDFEWMSRQLFYGAYQRVHGIFGNTMCETHGNPTPAELALLKPWRKELPPEVFGPMFEPPVTADAMALRTHLRRAQALLRDAGWEVKDGALRNARGEPFVLEYMDSSEGGVRTLSSWQRNLAKLGITLRFRSVDFALYQQRLQKFDFDITTIAYQGTNNPGQEFADLFGSQAADQEDSGNFPGVKNPAVDAAIRAMVSARTLDQVLPACHALDRIIAHEHYLIPQWSAPTHRMVYNAWRLARPQVVPPYSPGEMWVVDTWWAQKP from the coding sequence ATGCGGTATCGGCTGATCTGTTCACTGTCCCTCCTGTGCCTGGCCCTGTACTCCGGCTCGCCCGCGCGTGCTGCGCATGCCTATGCCATGTGGGGCGAACCGGCGCTGCCGGCTGGCTTCGACCACCTGCCCTACGTGAACCCCGGCGCGCCCAAGGGGGGCGAGCTGCGCCTGGTGAGCAACCTGCGCGCCTCCACGTTCGACAAGTACAACCCCTTCACCATCCGCGGCAACGCGCCGGCCTACCTGTCGGCGCTGATGTTCGACACGCTGCTTTCCGGCTCGCTGGCCGAGACCGCCACGGGCTACGGCCTGCTGGCCGAGGACGTGGCGGTGGCGCCGGATGGCCTGTCGGCCACCTTCCGCCTGCGGCCCGAGGCGCGCTTTCACAACGGCAAGCCGGTGCTTGCCATGGACGTCAAGCACAGCTTCGACACGCTGGTGGGCCCGTACACCTCGCCCGCGTACAAGACCATGCTCATCGAGGTGGCCGGCGTGGACGTGCTCGATGACCGCACGGTGCGCTACCGCTTCCACAAGCCCAACCGCGAGCTGCCGCTCACCGTGGGCGGCCTGCCCGTGTTCAGCCGCGACTGGGGCCTGGGCGAGGATGGCAAGCCCAAGCCCTTCGACCAGGTGGTGATGGACATTCCCATCGGCAGCGGGCCGTACCGCATCGGCCCGGTGAACTTCGGCAAGGACATCACCTACGTGCGCGACCCGCAGTACTGGGCGCGCGACCTGCCCGTGCGCCGCGGCACGGCCAATTTCGACCGCGTGCTGATCAAGATCTACAAGGACAACACGGCGCGCCTGGAGGCGCTGAAGGCCGGCGAGTTCGACCTGATGCGTTTCTTCAGCGCCGGCGACTGGGCGCGGCGCGTGAACGGCAAGAAGTTCGACACGGGCGAGCTGGTCAAGGCCGAGTTCCCGAACAAGCTGCCCACGGGCTTCCAGAGCTATGTGCTCAACACCCGCCGCCCGCTGCTGGCGGACCGGCGCGTGCGCGAGGCGCTGGGCCTGGCGTTCGACTTCGAGTGGATGAGCCGCCAGCTGTTCTACGGCGCCTACCAGCGCGTGCACGGCATCTTCGGCAACACCATGTGCGAGACGCACGGCAACCCCACGCCCGCGGAGCTGGCCCTGCTGAAGCCCTGGCGCAAGGAGCTGCCGCCCGAGGTGTTCGGCCCCATGTTCGAGCCGCCCGTGACCGCGGACGCCATGGCCCTGCGCACGCATCTGCGCCGCGCCCAGGCGCTTTTGCGCGATGCGGGCTGGGAAGTCAAGGACGGCGCCTTGCGCAACGCCCGGGGCGAGCCCTTCGTGCTGGAGTACATGGACAGCAGCGAGGGCGGCGTGCGCACGCTCTCGTCCTGGCAGCGCAACCTGGCCAAGCTGGGCATCACGCTCAGGTTCCGCTCGGTGGACTTTGCGTTGTACCAGCAGCGGCTGCAGAAGTTCGACTTCGACATCACCACCATCGCCTACCAGGGCACGAACAACCCGGGCCAGGAATTTGCCGACCTGTTCGGCAGCCAGGCGGCGGACCAGGAGGATTCGGGCAACTTCCCCGGCGTGAAGAACCCGGCCGTGGACGCCGCGATCCGCGCCATGGTGTCGGCCAGGACGCTCGATCAGGTGCTGCCCGCCTGCCACGCGCTGGACCGCATCATCGCCCACGAGCATTACCTGATACCCCAATGGTCGGCGCCCACGCACCGCATGGTCTATAACGCCTGGCGCCTGGCGCGCCCGCAGGTGGTGCCGCCGTACTCGCCGGGCGAGATGTGGGTGGTAGATACCTGGTGGGCGCAAAAACCATAG
- the fabI gene encoding enoyl-ACP reductase FabI, protein MGFLAGKKLLITGVLSNRSIAYGIARACHQQGAELAFSYVGERFKDRISEFAAEFGSKLVFDCDVADDAQIEKMFEDLGAAWGKFDGFVHSIGFAPREAIAGNFLEGLSREGFRIAHDISAYSFPAMAKAALPYLNDKSSLLTLSYLGALRSIPNYNTMGLAKASLEASVRYLAEAVGRTQDGRAIRANGISAGPIKTLAASGIKDFGKLLGRVADAAPLRRNVTIEDVGNVAAFLLSDLASGVTAEITYVDGGFSQTAGLSADQV, encoded by the coding sequence ATGGGTTTCCTCGCCGGCAAGAAACTGCTCATCACGGGCGTGCTGTCCAACCGCTCCATCGCCTACGGCATCGCCCGCGCCTGCCACCAGCAGGGGGCCGAGCTGGCCTTCAGCTACGTGGGCGAGCGCTTCAAGGACCGCATCAGCGAGTTCGCCGCCGAATTCGGCTCCAAGCTCGTCTTCGACTGCGACGTGGCCGACGACGCGCAGATCGAGAAGATGTTCGAGGACCTGGGCGCCGCCTGGGGCAAATTCGACGGCTTCGTGCACAGCATCGGCTTCGCGCCGCGCGAGGCCATCGCGGGCAACTTCCTCGAAGGCCTCTCGCGCGAGGGCTTCCGCATCGCGCACGACATCAGCGCCTACAGCTTCCCGGCCATGGCCAAGGCCGCCCTGCCCTACCTGAACGACAAGTCGTCGCTGCTCACGCTGAGCTACCTGGGCGCGCTGCGCTCCATCCCCAACTACAACACCATGGGCCTGGCCAAGGCCAGCCTGGAGGCCAGCGTACGCTACCTGGCCGAGGCCGTGGGCCGCACGCAGGATGGCCGCGCCATCCGCGCCAACGGCATCAGCGCCGGCCCCATCAAGACCCTGGCCGCCAGCGGCATCAAGGACTTCGGCAAGCTGCTCGGCCGCGTGGCCGACGCCGCCCCGCTGCGCCGCAACGTGACCATCGAGGATGTGGGCAACGTGGCGGCCTTCCTGCTGTCGGACCTGGCCAGCGGCGTGACGGCCGAGATCACCTACGTGGACGGCGGCTTCAGCCAGACGGCGGGACTGAGCGCCGATCAGGTGTAA
- the yddG gene encoding aromatic amino acid DMT transporter YddG, whose product MKNRNKATLIGLVAIFLWSAIVGLIRSVSDHLGPTGGAAMMYSVASVFLLLSVGWVGLREFPRRYLAWGSLLFVAYELCLSLSIGYADTSRQAIEVGMVNYLWPTFTIVAAILFNRQRANFLIVPGFVLSIIGIGWVLGGEQGFDLPGMLDNVQDNPLSYGLAFAGALIWAAYCTVTARIACGKNGVTLFFVLVSVALWAKYLVEGGGAMAFGFEAVVYLVLAAAAMGFGYGAWNVGILHGNVTILAGASYFIPVFSAALSMLLLRTPLSLAFWQGAAMVCGGAILCWLATRGPRAKQARTR is encoded by the coding sequence ATGAAAAACCGGAACAAGGCCACCCTGATCGGGCTGGTCGCCATCTTCTTGTGGAGCGCCATCGTCGGCCTGATTCGCAGCGTCAGCGACCACCTCGGGCCGACGGGCGGGGCAGCCATGATGTACAGCGTGGCCTCGGTGTTCTTGCTGCTGTCGGTGGGCTGGGTCGGGCTGCGCGAGTTTCCCCGGCGCTACCTGGCCTGGGGCAGCCTGCTGTTCGTGGCCTACGAGCTGTGCCTGTCCTTGTCCATCGGCTATGCCGACACCAGCCGCCAGGCCATCGAGGTGGGCATGGTCAACTACCTGTGGCCCACCTTCACCATCGTCGCGGCCATCCTGTTCAACCGGCAGAGGGCCAACTTTCTGATCGTCCCCGGGTTCGTGCTGTCCATCATCGGCATCGGCTGGGTGCTGGGCGGCGAGCAGGGGTTCGACCTGCCCGGCATGCTGGACAACGTGCAGGACAACCCGCTGAGCTACGGCCTGGCCTTCGCTGGCGCGCTGATCTGGGCGGCCTACTGCACGGTGACGGCCAGGATCGCGTGCGGCAAGAACGGCGTCACGCTCTTCTTCGTGCTGGTGTCCGTGGCGCTGTGGGCCAAGTACCTGGTCGAAGGCGGCGGGGCCATGGCGTTCGGCTTCGAGGCCGTCGTCTACCTGGTGCTGGCCGCCGCGGCCATGGGCTTTGGCTACGGGGCCTGGAACGTGGGCATCCTGCACGGCAACGTGACCATCCTAGCCGGCGCCTCGTACTTCATCCCGGTCTTCTCCGCGGCCCTCTCCATGCTGCTGCTGCGCACGCCGCTGTCCCTGGCCTTCTGGCAGGGCGCGGCCATGGTGTGCGGCGGCGCGATCCTGTGCTGGCTGGCCACGCGCGGGCCGCGCGCGAAGCAGGCCCGAACCCGCTGA
- a CDS encoding YdcH family protein: MFPEYRDLITKIKGQDLHFTRLFDKHNELDQRIKNMEARIVAATMQEIETLKKEKLLLKDQIYAHLRRLEGAQA; encoded by the coding sequence ATGTTTCCCGAGTACCGCGACCTGATTACCAAGATCAAGGGCCAGGACCTGCACTTCACCCGGCTGTTTGACAAACACAATGAGCTCGACCAGCGCATCAAGAATATGGAGGCGCGCATCGTCGCGGCCACGATGCAGGAGATCGAAACGCTGAAGAAGGAAAAGCTGCTGCTCAAGGACCAGATCTACGCCCATCTGCGCCGCCTGGAGGGCGCGCAGGCCTGA
- a CDS encoding DNA ligase — MNRLPILRWKLWILIVLGCMAAHAAPPSPTLARRYHTGIDVTAYWVSEKYDGVRALWTGRQLLSRQGLPIRAPAWFTAGWPAEPLDGELWAGRGRFDAAQAAVAAAAPDDAQWRALRYMVFDLPAAPGGFGARLPTLQHAVAALGQPWVQAAPQWRVATRAQLMGQLREHEKAGAEGLMLRRDDAPYRGGRSEDLLKLKSFEDAEGLVVGHVPGRGKYAGQTGALLVAMPGGRRFRLGSGLPDALRRQPPPVGSVVTYRFNGTHASGLPRFARFWRVRADEPLN, encoded by the coding sequence ATGAATCGCTTGCCCATCCTGCGCTGGAAGCTATGGATTTTGATAGTCCTCGGCTGCATGGCGGCCCACGCCGCGCCGCCCTCCCCCACGCTGGCGCGGCGTTATCACACCGGCATCGACGTCACCGCCTACTGGGTCAGCGAGAAGTACGACGGCGTGCGCGCGCTGTGGACCGGCCGGCAGCTGCTGAGCCGCCAGGGCCTGCCGATACGCGCGCCCGCCTGGTTCACCGCGGGCTGGCCTGCCGAGCCGCTGGACGGCGAGCTCTGGGCCGGGCGCGGCCGGTTCGACGCCGCGCAGGCGGCCGTGGCGGCGGCCGCGCCCGATGACGCGCAGTGGCGCGCACTGCGCTACATGGTGTTCGACCTGCCGGCCGCGCCCGGCGGTTTCGGCGCGCGCCTGCCCACCCTGCAGCACGCGGTGGCCGCGCTGGGCCAGCCCTGGGTGCAGGCCGCGCCGCAGTGGCGCGTGGCCACCCGTGCGCAGCTGATGGGGCAGCTGCGCGAGCACGAGAAGGCCGGCGCCGAGGGTCTGATGCTGCGCAGGGACGATGCGCCCTACCGCGGCGGGCGCAGCGAGGATCTGCTCAAGCTCAAGTCGTTCGAGGACGCCGAAGGCCTGGTCGTGGGCCACGTTCCCGGCCGGGGCAAGTACGCGGGGCAGACGGGCGCGCTGCTGGTCGCCATGCCCGGCGGACGGCGCTTCCGCCTGGGCAGCGGCCTGCCCGATGCACTGCGCCGCCAGCCGCCGCCCGTGGGCTCGGTGGTGACCTACCGCTTCAACGGCACGCACGCGAGCGGGCTGCCGCGCTTCGCGCGCTTCTGGCGCGTGCGCGCGGACGAGCCGCTCAATTAG